The Corallococcus exiguus genome segment CCGCACGCGCGTGCCGAAGGCGGGGGGCGGTTCGATGTCCGCGGGGCCCAGCTCCAGCACCTCGCGCACCGTGTCCGTGAGCAGCCCCAGCACCGTCTGCTGGCCGTCGAGCACCACCTCCACGATGACGAAGCAGGACCAGCGGGTGATGGGCCGGGGCGGCAGCCCGAACTTCACCGCCAGGTCCACGACGGGCACCACGCTGCCGCGCAGGTTGATGACGCCCTGCACGGCCGCGGGCATCCCCGGCACGCGCGTGACGGGGCGGTGTTCGATGATCTCCCGCACCCGCAGGAGGCCCACGGCGTACTCCTCGCCCGCGAGCATGAAGCTCAGGTAACTGGACCTGCCGCTGCCCGGTTCGGTGGACTGACTCATGGTACGAGCCCCTTCCTAGAACCGCTGGAAGTCATGGGGGGCCGGCGCTTCCGCGCCGTTCTGGAGCCGGGACAGCGCCCCGTTCGTGGACGTGGCCAGCGGCCCCTGCGCCGCCGCCTGGAGGCCCCGGACGGGCGAGGCCGGCAGCCGGGGCGCCATGGGGCGATGCTGCGTGGAGGAGGCGTTGAAGCTCATGCCCTCCACCAGCCGGAAGAAGTTCATCATCTGCAGCAGCGACTCCGCCTGGGTGGCCATCTCCTCCGCGGTGGAGGACAGCTCCTCCGCGGCGGACGCGTTGCGCTGCGTGACTTGATCCACCTGCGTCATGGCGCGGTTCATCTGCGACACGCCGATGGACTGCTCGCGCGAGGCGTTGGCCACCTGCTGCACCAGCTCCGACGTGCGGCGGATGGCGGGCACCAGCTCCGACAGCAGCTGGCCGCTGCGCTCGGCGACCTTCACGCTGGAGGTGGCCAGGCTGCCAATCTCCTTCGCGGCCTTCTGGCTGCGCTCCGCCAGCTTGCGTACC includes the following:
- a CDS encoding chemotaxis protein CheW, giving the protein MSQSTEPGSGRSSYLSFMLAGEEYAVGLLRVREIIEHRPVTRVPGMPAAVQGVINLRGSVVPVVDLAVKFGLPPRPITRWSCFVIVEVVLDGQQTVLGLLTDTVREVLELGPADIEPPPAFGTRVRLEFLRGMGRHNDTFILLLDLDRVLSLEELLRLTAATDEAAAPAAPALAAPASAPEASGNG